From the genome of Telopea speciosissima isolate NSW1024214 ecotype Mountain lineage unplaced genomic scaffold, Tspe_v1 Tspe_v1.0528, whole genome shotgun sequence, one region includes:
- the LOC122648177 gene encoding transmembrane 9 superfamily member 11 has product MQIQGKMHCFHQFWFWVLFSFLIFQSGDGFYLPGSYPHKYSVGDLLSVKVNSLTSIDTEMPFSYYSLPFCKPTEGVKDSAENLGELLMGDRIENSPYKFQMYTNETETFLCQTDSLSADDFKLLTKRIDEMYQVNLILDNLPAIRYTKKESYFLRWTGYPVGIKVQDVYYVFNHLKFTVLIHKYEETNVAGVMGTGDAAEVIPTVDKPGSDVPGYMVVGFEVVPCSFQHNANSVNKMKMYEKYPSPIRCDPSTVAMAVKQGQPLVFTYEVSFVESDIKWPSRWDAYLKMEGSKVHWFSILNSLTVITFLAGIVLVIFLRTIRRDLARYEELDKEAQAQMNEELSGWKLVVGDVFRAPDHKALLCIMVGDGIQILGMAVVTILFAALGFMSPASRGTLITGMLFFYLILGIAAGYASVRLWKTIGCGDYRGWVSISWKAACFFPGIAFLILSTLNFLLWGSHSTGAIPFSLFVILILLWFCISVPLTLVGGYLGAKAPHIDYPVRTNQIPREIPAQKYPSWLLVLGAGTLPFGTLFIELFFIMSSIWMGRVYYVFGFLFIVMILLVVVCAEVSLVLTYMHLCVEDWRWWWKSFFASGSVAIYIFLYSINYLIFDLKSLSGPVSATLYLGYSLFMVVAIMFATGTVGFLSSFWFVHYLFSSVKLD; this is encoded by the coding sequence ATGCAAATACAAGGGAAGATGCACTGTTTCCATCAATTTTGGTTCTGggtcttgttttctttcttgatttttcAATCCGGAGATGGGTTTTACCTTCCGGGTAGTTACCCTCACAAATACAGTGTTGGCGACCTGTTATCAGTGAAAGTGAATTCCCTTACTTCCATCGATACTGAGATGCCCTTCAGCTATTATAGTCTCCCATTCTGCAAGCCTACTGAGGGCGTGAAGGACAGTGCGGAAAACCTCGGTGAGCTTCTCATGGGGGATAGGATCGAGAATTCGCCTTACAAGTTTCAGATGTACACCAATGAGACTGAGACCTTTCTCTGCCAAACCGATTCCTTATCTGCTGATGACTTCAAGCTTTTGACGAAGAGGATCGATGAAATGTATCAAGTAAATCTGATTCTAGACAATCTTCCTGCTATTCGGTACACGAAGAAAGAAAGTTATTTCCTCCGATGGACTGGTTACCCTGTGGGGATCAAGGTTCAAGATGTATACTATGTGTTCAACCATTTGAAATTCACAGTTCTGATTCACAAGTATGAGGAGACCAATGTGGCTGGGGTTATGGGGACTGGCGATGCTGCAGAGGTGATTCCCACAGTCGACAAGCCTGGATCAGATGTGCCCGGTTACATGGTTGTCGGGTTCGAGGTGGTTCCCTGCAGTTTCCAGCACAATGCGAACTCAGTGAATAAGATGAAGATGTACGAGAAATACCCATCACCTATTCGATGTGATCCCTCGACCGTTGCAATGGCCGTTAAGCAAGGTCAACCGTTGGTCTTCACCTACGAAGTGTCCTTCGTGGAGAGCGATATCAAGTGGCCTTCGAGATGGGATGCATATCTGAAGATGGAGGGCTCCAAGGTCCACTGGTTCTCGATTCTCAATTCTCTAACGGTGATCACTTTCCTTGCTGGTATTGTGCTCGTGATCTTCTTGAGGACTATTCGAAGAGACCTCGCTCGCTATGAGGAGCTCGACAAGGAAGCTCAGGCCCAGATGAACGAGGAATTATCTGGGTGGAAGCTTGTTGTGGGAGATGTCTTCAGGGCTCCAGACCATAAGGCACTTCTCTGTATAATGGTTGGAGATGGGATTCAGATTCTTGGAATGGCAGTTGTGACAATCTTATTTGCTGCCCTGGGATTCATGTCTCCAGCTTCTCGTGGCACTCTTATTACGGGTATGCTGTTCTTCTATCTGATCCTTGGAATTGCAGCTGGCTATGCTTCTGTGCGCCTTtggaagacgattggatgtggtgaTTACAGGGGTTGGGTTTCAATCTCATGGAAGGCTGCCTGCTTCTTCCCTGGTATTGCCTTTCTGATATTATCCACTTTGAATTTCCTTTTGTGGGGTAGCCACAGTACTGGAGCCATTCCCTTTTCACTGTTTGTTATTCTGATTTTGCTTTGGTTCTGCATATCTGTGCCTCTTACTCTTGTTGGTGGGTACCTTGGAGCTAAGGCACCTCACATTGACTATCCAGTTAGGACCAATCAGATCCCCCGTGAAATCCCAGCTCAGAAATACCCATCTTGGTTGTTGGTTCTTGGAGCAGGGACTCTTCCTTTTGGAACACTCTTCATTGAGCTTTTCTTCATAATGTCCAGCATTTGGATGGGCCGTGTTTACTACGTTTTTGGATTTTTGTTCATTGTTATGATACTCCTTGTGGTAGTCTGTGCTGAAGTGTCCCTAGTCCTCACATACATGCACCTTTGTGTGGAGGattggaggtggtggtggaaaTCCTTCTTTGCTTCGGGTTCTGTTGCCATCTACATTTTCTTGTACTCCATTAATTATCTCATATTCGATCTTAAAAGTCTGAGCGGCCCTGTCTCAGCTACCCTTTACCTTGGTTACTCACTCTTCATGGTTGTAGCGATTATGTTCGCCACAGGCACAGTTggatttctttcttccttctggTTTGTGCATTACCTGTTCTCTTCAGTGAAACTAGATTGA